A genomic region of Pseudopipra pipra isolate bDixPip1 chromosome 20, bDixPip1.hap1, whole genome shotgun sequence contains the following coding sequences:
- the AK1 gene encoding adenylate kinase isoenzyme 1, with product MSTEKLKQHKIIFVVGGPGSGKGTQCEKIVQKYGYTHLSTGDLLRAEVSSGSERGKKLQAIMEKGELVPLDTVLDMLRDAMVAKADVSKGFLIDGYPREVKQGEEFEKKIAPPTLLLYVDAGKDTMVKRLLKRGETSGRVDDNEETIKKRLETYYKATEPVIAFYKSRGIVRQLNAEGSVEEVFQQVCTHLDCL from the exons ATGTCAACAG AAAAGCTCAAGCAGCACAAAATCATCTTCGTGGTGG GTGGCCCCGGCTCGGGGAAGGGGACGCAGTGTGAGAAGATTGTGCAGAAGTATGGCTACACCCACCTCTCCACGGGGGACCTGCTGCGGGCCGAGGTCAGCTCGGGCTCAGAGCGGGGCAAGAAGCTGCAGGCCATCATGGAGAAGGGAGAGCTGGTGCCCCTG gacACGGTGCTGGACATGCTGCGGGATGCCATGGTGGCCAAAGCAGACGTGTCCAAGGGCTTCCTTATTGATGGATACCCCCGCGAGGTgaagcagggagaggagttTGAGAAGAAG ATTGCCCCCCCCACGCTGCTGCTCTACGTGGATGCGGGGAAGGACACGATGGTGAAACGGCTGCTGAAGCGAGGCGAGACCAGCGGGAGGGTGGACGACAACGAGGAGACCATCAAGAAGCGTTTGGAGACCTACTACAAGGCCACAGAGCCCGTCATTGCCTTCTACAAGAGCAGAGGCATCGTCCGCCAG CTTAACGCCGAGGGCTCCGTGGAGGAGGTTTTCCAGCAGGTCTGCACCCACCTCGACTGCCTGTAA
- the DPM2 gene encoding dolichol phosphate-mannose biosynthesis regulatory protein isoform X2: MATATDQLVGFGLVAFSLVLFVYYTLWIIVLPFIDSNHGIHQYFLPREYAVIIPVVAGLLLVLFIGVFIMITMWKSRKAAKKSD; this comes from the exons ATG GCCACAGCGACGGACCAGCTGGTTGGGTTCGGCTTGGTCGCCTTCAGCCTCGTCCTGTTTGTTTACTACACCCTCTGGATCATCGTGCTG cccttcATCGACAGCAACCATGGGATCCACCAGTACTTCCTGCCCCGGGAATACGCAGTTATCATCCCCGTGgtggctgggctgctgctggtgctaTTTATAG GTGTTTTTATAATGATCACGATGTGGAAGAGCAGGAAAGCTGCCAAGAAATCAGACTGA
- the ENG gene encoding endoglin → MGPRAAPLLPLLLALLGRPDPGRAEGCDLQPVTGESPIALSYTTSTVPRGCVSSGSLGTDHEVHVLSVKWSKAPTVLLTVSITPGADACSRSPVLVLLCAHCFANITSRCPHLLIHTDAHLISGTTAEPPKASSEEELLNWAQSTYGGITSYSELRDPRWVQLRLGEDASSPSNCIPQNHFNAMLHLETEVFFHGVKSCSHGDTQSTRAAHIIHLQPEPSSLITEVNLSLSCPENHVSNQILILQSRANLTWSLSFKKCNIQVMASGNYKIMTIFPTLLPGELLPDTEQDLIAKAFEKNYSTIASYSAIPATTRISMEIQENKAAKKVTEMITPMTRLTPTPELQPHQLLLLLKPWTCTDETMEITIIKSHLKVIKDLDIKDITLRDINCQAEKNATHFMLKSPLSHCGTLLGGRGYANNELLIKLSKGTELQDIRVAFQCEIPRELFLRLFPTAAFEVPQTELEVNKEAFLQASMMWDDHPADLQLKDCWLVAPGREPVLLVQGGEAHDVGVAVLEGPPSSHGRKIWRFRFTYAVPEGGRIPFSATLKCKAGLQNNTNFEKVLEVTVKDTWRPPNSRGLGLAAVLGITFGAFLIGALLTAGLWCIYSRTRPISKLQPVSSTAPASESSSTNHSIGSTQSTPCSTSSMA, encoded by the exons ATGggcccccgcgccgccccgctcctGCCGCTGCTCCTGGCGCTGCTCGGCCGCCCGG ACCCCGGGAGAGCCGAGGGCTGTGACCTGCAGCCGGTGACGGGGGAGTCGCCCATCGCCCTCTCCTACACTACCAGCACGGTGCCGCGGGGCTGTGTCAGCAGCGGCTCCCTGGGCACCGACCATGAAGTCCACGTCCTCAGCGTCAAGTGGTCCAAG GCCCCTACTGTCCTGCTGACAGTGTCCATCACACCAGGAGCCGATGCCTGCAGCCGGTCACCGGTGCTCGTCCTCCTCTGCGCCCACTGCTTTGCCAACATCACCTCCCGGTGCCCACACCTGCTCATCCACACC GATGCCCACCTCATCTCAGGGACCACTGCAGAGCCACCCAAGGCCTCTAgtgaggaggagctgctgaacTGGGCTCAGTCTACCTACGGGGGCATCACATCCTACAGTGAGCTGCGGGATCCCCGCTGGGTGCAGCTCCGCCTGGGAGAAG ACGCCAGCAGCCCCTCAAACTGCATCCCCCAGAACCACTTCAATGCCATGCTGCACCTTGAGACTGAGGTCTTCTTCCACGGGGTGAAGAGCTGCTCACACGGGGACACCCAGAGCACCAGGGCTGCTCACATCATCCatctgcagccagagcccag CTCCCTGATCACAGAAGTGAACCTGTCCCTCAGCTGTCCCGAGAATCACGTCAGCAACCAGATCCTcatcctgcagagcagggccaACTTGACCTGGTCTCTCTCCTTCAAGAAGTGCAACATCCAGGTCATG GCCTCTGGGAACTACAAGATCATGACCATCTTTCCGACGCTGTTGCCTGGGGAGCTCCTGCCTGACACGGAGCAGGACCTCATTGCTAAAGCCTTCGAGAAGAACTACAGCACCATCGCCTCCTACTCCGCCATCCCCGCCACCACCCGCATCAGCATGGAGATCCAGGAGAACA AGGCGGCCAAGAAGGTGACTGAGATGATCACCCCCATGACCCGCCTGACCCCCACTCCTGAATTGCAGccccaccagctgctgctcctgctcaaGCCCTGGACGTGCACAGATGAAACCATGGAGATCACCATCATCAAGTCCCACCTGAAG gtCATCAAGGACTTGGACATTAAGGACATCACACTGAGGGACATCAACTGCCAGGCAGAGAAAAATGCCACCCACTTCATGTTGAAAAGCCCCCTCAGCCACTGTGGCACCTTGCTGGGGGGCAGGGGCTATGCCAACAATGAG CTCCTCATCAAGCTGTCCAAGGGCACAGAACTCCAGGACATACGG GTGGCCTTCCAGTGCGAGATCCCGCGGGAGCTCTTCCTGCGCCTCTTCCCCACCGCTGCCTTCGAGGTGCCACAGACAGAGCTGGAGGTCAACAAGGAGGCTTTCCTGCAG GCATCCATGATGTGGGACGACCACCCGGCCGACCTGCAGCTGAAGGACTGCTGGCTGGTGGCACCGGGGCGGGAGCCGGTGCTGCTGGTGCAGGGTGGGGAAGCACATGACGTGGGGGTGGCCGTGCTGGAgggcccccccagcagccacGGGAGGAAGATCTGGCGCTTCCGCTTCACCTATGCTGTTCCCGAGGGCGGACGCATCCCCTTCTCCGCCACCCTCAAATGCAAGGCTGGCTTGCAG AACAACACCAACTTCGAGAAGGTCCTGGAGGTGACAGTGAAGGATACCTGGCGGCCACCCAACA GCCGTGGGCTGGGACTGGCTGCTGTCCTGGGCATCACCTTTGGTGCCTTCCTCATCGGGGCGCTCCTCACCGCTGGGCTCTGGTGCATCTACTCGCGCACCC GTCCCATCTCCAAACTGCAGCCGGTTTCCAGCACGGCGCCAGCCTcggagagcagcagcaccaacCACAGCATCGGCAGCACCCAGAGCACCCCCTGCTCCACCAGCAGCATGGCCTGA
- the DPM2 gene encoding dolichol phosphate-mannose biosynthesis regulatory protein isoform X1 — MRSATATDQLVGFGLVAFSLVLFVYYTLWIIVLPFIDSNHGIHQYFLPREYAVIIPVVAGLLLVLFIGVFIMITMWKSRKAAKKSD; from the exons ATGCGGAGT GCCACAGCGACGGACCAGCTGGTTGGGTTCGGCTTGGTCGCCTTCAGCCTCGTCCTGTTTGTTTACTACACCCTCTGGATCATCGTGCTG cccttcATCGACAGCAACCATGGGATCCACCAGTACTTCCTGCCCCGGGAATACGCAGTTATCATCCCCGTGgtggctgggctgctgctggtgctaTTTATAG GTGTTTTTATAATGATCACGATGTGGAAGAGCAGGAAAGCTGCCAAGAAATCAGACTGA
- the ST6GALNAC6 gene encoding alpha-N-acetylgalactosaminide alpha-2,6-sialyltransferase 6: MSGNASQRAAALGVLFALIMLLIIYSSGNGSEVFPYSRLRGRARRPPDLKKWGVKSGYLPVCGNKTLTAHCHQCVIVTSSSHLLGTHLGTAIDRAECTIRMNDAPTTGYEADVGNKTSFRVVAHSSLYRVLKRPQEFVNKTPENIFIFWGPPIKMQKSLLKIIQRVCASFPNMTAYVVSPGRMKQFDDLFRGETGKDREKSRSWLSTGWFTMVIAVELCDAVHVYGMVPPSYCGHHPPPRRLPYHYYEPKGPDECTTYIHNERSRKGNHHRFITEKRVFASWAGLYNITFSHPNWP, from the exons ATGAGTGGCAACGCG AGCCAGCGCGCCGCCGCCCTGGGGGTCCTCTTTGCCCTGATTATGTTGCTGATCATCTACAGCTCCGGCAACGGGAGCGAGGTCTTCCCCTACAGCCGCCTGCGGGGCAGAGCCCGCCGGCCCCCCGACCTCAAGAAGTGGGGGGTGAAAAGCGGGTACCTGCCTGTCTGTGGGAACAAG ACCCTGACTGCCCACTGCCACCAGTGCGTCATTGTCACCAGCTCCAGCCACCTCCTGGGCAcccacctgggcacagccaTCGACAGGGCCGAGTGCACCATCCGCATGAACGACGCTCCCACCACGGGCTATGAGGCTGACGTGGGCAACAAGACCAGCTTCCGCGTGGTGGCCCACTCCAGCCTCTACCGTGTCCTCAAGCGGCCCCAGGAGTTTGTCAACAAGACACCGGAGAACATCTTCATCTTCTGGGGGCCGCCTATCAAGATGCAGAAGAGCCTCCTGAAGATCATCCAGCGCGTCTGTGCCTCCTTCCCCAACATGACGGCCTATGTCGTGTCCCCCGGCCGCATGAAGCAGTTTGATGACCTGTTTCGGGGGGAGACAGGAAAGGACAG ggAGAAGTCGCGCTCGTGGCTCAGCACCGGCTGGTTCACCATGGTGATCGCGGTGGAGCTGTGCGACGCCGTCCACGTCTACGGCATGGTGCCACCCAGCTACTGCGG CCaccaccccccgccccgccgcctgCCCTACCACTACTACGAGCCCAAGGGCCCCGACGAGTGCACGACCTACATCCACAACGAGCGGAGCCGCAAGGGCAACCACCACCGCTTCATCACCGAGAAGAGGGTCTTCGCCAGCTGGGCCGGCCTCTACAACATCACCTTCTCCCACCCCAACTGGCCCTAG
- the ST6GALNAC4 gene encoding alpha-N-acetyl-neuraminyl-2,3-beta-galactosyl-1,3-N-acetyl-galactosaminide alpha-2,6-sialyltransferase, with protein sequence MKTLVRLFLTLVCAAVVAVLYILLSSLARPRPCCQAPGQQGSPAASTLRSFQGYSRVPDGKPLERALCRHCAVVSSSGQMLGSHLGQAIDEQECVLRMNHAPTAGYEEDVGARNTIRVVSHTSVPLLLRNQPYFFQQSQETLYIIWGPAKKLNREKMGSTYQALLKMTQTYPQLQIYTLTEEKMTYCDNIFQNETGKNRMKSGSFLSTGWFTMILAMELCEQIRVFGMVSDSYCREKNHSSVPYHYFEKGRLDECKMYLMHERARRAGHRFITEKAIFSRWAKRRNIVFTHPSWAGG encoded by the exons ATGAAGACGCTG GTCCGGCTCTTCCTCACGCTGGTGTGCGCAGCGGTGGTGGCGGTGCTGTACATCCTGCTGTCCTCCCTCGCCCGCCCGCGGCCCTGCTGCCAGGCCCCggggcagcagggcagcccCGCGGCATCCACTCTCCGCAGCTTCCAGGGATACAGCCGCGTTCCCGACGGGAAG CCGCTGGAGCGAGCGCTGTGCCGCCACTGCGCCGTCGTGTCCAGCTCGGGCCAGATGCTGGGCTCTCACCTGGGACAGGCCATCGATGAGCAGGAATGTGTCCTGCGCATGAACCACGCCCCCACCGCCGGCTACGAGGAGGATGTGGGGGCACGGAACACCATCCGCGTGGTCTCGCACACCAGCGTCCCGTTGCTGCTGAGGAACCAGCCCTACTTCTTCCAGCAGTCCCAGGAGACACTCTACATCATCTGGGGGCCAGCAAAGAAGTTGAACAGGGAGAAGATGGGCTCAACCTACCAGGCACTGCTGAAGATGACACAGACATACCCCCAGCTGCAGATCTACACCCTGACTGAGGAGAAGATGACATACTGTGACAACATCTTCCAGAACGAGACAGGGAAGAACAG GATGAAATCCGGCTCCTTCCTGAGCACGGGCTGGTTCACTATGATCCTGGCCATGGAGCTGTGTGAGCAGATCCGTGTCTTCGGCATGGTCAGCGACAGCTACTGCAG GGAGAAGAACCACTCGAGTGTGCCATACCACTACTTCGAGAAGGGCCGGCTGGACGAGTGCAAGATGTACCTGATGCACGAGCGCGCCCGGCGCGCCGGGCACCGCTTCATCACTGAGAAGGCCATCTTCTCCCGCTGGGCCAAGAGAAGGAACATAGTCTTCACCCACCCATCCTGGGCGGGCGGGTAG